The following nucleotide sequence is from Leptolyngbya subtilissima AS-A7.
CGATCGCCGCTGCGGCTCTAGAACTGCTGCACAGCGAAACCGCTCGCCAGACCATGCGGGCAGGCTACGCCAAGATGCGCGAAGAGCTGGGGCCACCCGGCGTTTGCCAGCGCACCGCAGATTTGATCTTGGATGCTCTGCCTAAAATGTCGTGACGGGATGCCCTCGATATGAATCGACCTGAAACTGTTGAAGCGTCCCCAAAGTCACTACAATTGTTATGCTTTGCCGGAAAGAGGTCGCTCTGTCTCGTTTGACAGCCCGGTCCGGTGGTGACAGGAGGATCTTTAGTGAATATACCTGAGCTATTTGCCCGTGGCGGTCCTGCCATGTGGCCGCTGCTCCTACTCTCAATCTTGGCTGTGGGCACCATTTTGGAGCGCATCTGGTTTTGGTCGCGCATTTTGACCCGCGAACGCGAGGTGTCTGGGCGTGTGTTGGAGGCCGCCCGTCGCGACTGGGCGGCGGCGGCCGATATCTCTTATCGCTCTGCGGCACTGCCTATGGGGCGGTTTTTGTCGGCTCCCCTCAAACTGCAATCCCCCGATCCAGAAGTGTTTCGTCTGGCCCTAGAAACTTCGGCCAACGAAGAACTGCTGGCTATGAGCCGGGGCGAAAAAATTCTTGAGGCCGTTGCTACCCTGTCCCCTTTGCTGGGCTTGTTGGGTACCGTGTTGGGCCTGATCAACTCCTTAAGTTCTATTCAAATTACTGACCTGGGCAGCGGGGATGCCACCGCAGGTACCTCGTTGGGTATCAGCGAGGCGCTGATTAGTACCGCTACCGGCCTGATTATTGCTATTACCGCCCTAGCCTTTTATCGGTTGTTTCAGGGGTTTGTGTTTGGCCAAGCCAAGATGTTCCGCCAAGCGGGTAGCGAGCTAGAGCTGCTTTACCGGCAGAGCTGGGCCCATCTCCACGGGGTGTCGCCCATGCCAGTGCCGGTGCCGGTGCCCGCAGACGCCCTGGTTGAGCCAAATTCCTCTGTGCTCGATGCTACGCCATCTGCGGAGAACCCCTCACTATGAAAATAGATCTGCTCGACAATCCCTCCAGGGATGTGCACATCGAGATTGTGCCGCTGATCGACGTGATTTTTTGCATTCTGACGTTCTTCATTTTGGCGGCGGTGGGTTTGACTCGGCAGCAGGCCATCGACTTAGACTTGCCTACGGCCCAAACGGGGCAACCTTTGCCCGGACAGGTTGGTCAGGGGGCCGATCGCCTCTACGTCAGCATCGATGGCTTCGGCCAAGTGTATCTTGACCAGCAGCCTGTGCCCATCGAGCTGCTCAGAGATGTGCTGGGTCAGTTTAACCAAGTCAACCCCGGTGGGCTGATTGTGCTCTATGCCGCTCGTGATGCGCGCTACGAAGATGTGGTCGTGGTGCTTGATGAGCTGCGGGCTGTAGGGGGCGATCGCGTCGCCCTCGCCACCCTGCCTGCCGATACCACCCTTGGGCCAGAGGACGCTGCCCCTGGTGACGATCCAGCTCAGCTCCCTGAAGGGTTTCCTCAGCAGACTCCCGAGGGTCAGCTGCCGCCTGGTTTTGGTCAACCCGGCAGCCAGCCCCAATCGCCGACCTCGCCACTGTTTCCCA
It contains:
- a CDS encoding MotA/TolQ/ExbB proton channel family protein, yielding MNIPELFARGGPAMWPLLLLSILAVGTILERIWFWSRILTREREVSGRVLEAARRDWAAAADISYRSAALPMGRFLSAPLKLQSPDPEVFRLALETSANEELLAMSRGEKILEAVATLSPLLGLLGTVLGLINSLSSIQITDLGSGDATAGTSLGISEALISTATGLIIAITALAFYRLFQGFVFGQAKMFRQAGSELELLYRQSWAHLHGVSPMPVPVPVPADALVEPNSSVLDATPSAENPSL
- a CDS encoding ExbD/TolR family protein encodes the protein MKIDLLDNPSRDVHIEIVPLIDVIFCILTFFILAAVGLTRQQAIDLDLPTAQTGQPLPGQVGQGADRLYVSIDGFGQVYLDQQPVPIELLRDVLGQFNQVNPGGLIVLYAARDARYEDVVVVLDELRAVGGDRVALATLPADTTLGPEDAAPGDDPAQLPEGFPQQTPEGQLPPGFGQPGSQPQSPTSPLFPNEPTAPSQEPASPLQPAPQPSPARP